In the genome of Streptomyces collinus, one region contains:
- a CDS encoding DUF6213 family protein translates to MNREVTLPLIVDDRGTLQVAAADVSKLLRTVGGRWVRLVEGGESGLDEDTVAELAIELAKLADRIDVACIAHSSGTAT, encoded by the coding sequence GTGAACCGCGAAGTGACTCTGCCTCTGATCGTCGACGACCGCGGGACCTTGCAGGTGGCTGCCGCGGATGTCAGCAAGCTGTTGCGGACCGTGGGGGGTCGGTGGGTGCGGCTGGTGGAGGGCGGGGAGTCGGGGCTGGACGAGGACACGGTCGCCGAGCTGGCCATCGAGCTGGCGAAACTGGCCGATCGGATCGATGTGGCCTGTATCGCGCACAGCAGCGGGACCGCGACCTGA
- a CDS encoding NADP-dependent succinic semialdehyde dehydrogenase, which translates to MPIATVNPANGETLKTYEAMGEQEIERRLQLAEATFRTYRTTTFDERARLLHRAADLLEEDQQDIARVMTTEMGKPIQQARAEAAKCAKAMRWYADHAEELLADEEPADSDVKDSGASRVRVRYRPLGPVLAVMPWNFPLWQVVRFAAPALMAGNVGLLKHASNVPQTALYLEDLFHRAGFTEGTFQTLLIGSAAVDEILRDERVKAATLTGSEPAGRAVASTAGEMVKKTVLELGGSDPFVVMPSADVDRAAKVAVTARVQNTGQSCIAAKRFIVHTDVYDAFAERFAEGMKALKVGDPLADDTEVGPLSSEQGRRDLEELVDDAVRSGAQVLCGGERPDGPGWYYAPTVLAGITREMRIHREEAFGPVATLYRAADLDEAVLIANDSPFGLSSNVWTRDEDEVDRFVRDLEAGGVFFNGMTASHPAFPFGGVKRSGYGRELSGHGIREFCNITTVWHGA; encoded by the coding sequence ATGCCCATCGCAACGGTGAACCCGGCGAACGGCGAGACGCTCAAGACGTACGAGGCCATGGGCGAGCAGGAGATCGAGCGCCGGCTCCAGCTCGCGGAGGCCACGTTCCGCACGTACCGGACGACGACCTTCGACGAGCGCGCCCGGCTGCTGCACCGGGCCGCCGACCTCCTCGAAGAGGACCAGCAGGACATCGCCCGCGTGATGACCACCGAGATGGGCAAGCCGATCCAGCAGGCCCGTGCCGAGGCGGCGAAGTGCGCCAAGGCGATGCGCTGGTACGCCGACCACGCCGAGGAACTCCTCGCCGACGAGGAACCGGCCGACTCCGACGTGAAGGACTCCGGAGCCTCCCGCGTCCGGGTCCGCTACCGCCCGCTGGGGCCGGTGCTCGCGGTGATGCCGTGGAACTTCCCGCTGTGGCAGGTGGTCCGTTTCGCCGCTCCCGCGCTGATGGCGGGCAACGTGGGCCTGCTCAAGCACGCCTCGAACGTCCCGCAGACCGCCCTCTACCTGGAGGATCTCTTCCACCGGGCGGGCTTCACCGAGGGCACGTTCCAGACCCTGCTGATCGGCTCCGCCGCGGTCGACGAGATCCTGCGCGACGAGCGGGTCAAGGCCGCCACTCTCACGGGCAGCGAGCCGGCGGGGCGCGCGGTCGCCTCCACCGCCGGGGAGATGGTCAAGAAGACGGTGCTGGAGCTGGGCGGCAGCGATCCGTTCGTCGTGATGCCCTCCGCCGACGTCGACCGGGCCGCGAAGGTCGCGGTGACCGCGCGGGTGCAGAACACCGGGCAGTCCTGCATCGCCGCGAAGCGGTTCATCGTGCACACGGACGTCTACGACGCCTTCGCCGAGCGGTTCGCCGAAGGCATGAAGGCGCTGAAGGTCGGCGACCCCCTGGCCGACGACACCGAGGTCGGGCCGCTCTCCAGCGAGCAGGGGCGGCGTGATCTGGAGGAGCTGGTCGACGACGCGGTGCGCAGCGGGGCGCAGGTGCTGTGCGGTGGCGAACGGCCGGACGGACCGGGCTGGTACTACGCGCCGACGGTACTCGCCGGCATCACCCGCGAGATGCGGATCCACCGGGAGGAGGCGTTCGGGCCGGTCGCCACGCTGTACCGGGCGGCCGACCTGGACGAGGCGGTGCTGATCGCGAACGATTCGCCGTTCGGGCTGAGTTCGAACGTGTGGACGCGGGACGAGGACGAGGTCGACCGGTTCGTCAGGGATCTGGAGGCCGGCGGCGTGTTCTTCAACGGCATGACGGCGTCCCATCCGGCGTTCCCGTTCGGCGGCGTGAAGCGGTCCGGGTACGGGCGTGAGCTGTCCGGGCACGGAATCCGGGAGTTCTGCAACATCACCACTGTTTGGCATGGTGCGTGA
- a CDS encoding ATP-dependent DNA ligase → MLLHRLARVSQEVAATSARSRKTALLAELFRDAEAEDVPIVIPYLAGRLPQGRIGVGWKVLSRPVAPASEPGLTVRDVDARLADLAKVSGPGSQAERTRLVGELMGAATEDEQRFLLGLLAGEVRQGALDAVAVEGLAQATGAPSADVRRAVMLAGSLQTVAEALLADGPAALDRFRLTVGRPVLPMLAHSASSVAEAVDKLGACAVEEKLDGIRVQVHRDGGSVRLYTRTLDDITDRLPEVTAAALRLRSERFILDGEVISFDEGGRPRSFQETAGRVGSRTDVATAARAMPVSPVFFDALSVDGHDLLDLPFAERHAELARLVPEPMRVRRTLVSGPDDTPTAEEFLAETLKRGHEGVVAKALDAPYSAGRRGASWLKVKPVHTLDLVVLAAEWGHGRRTGKLSNLHLGARTADGGLAMLGKTFKGMTDAMLTWQTERLQQLAVETGDHVVTVRPELVVEIAYDGLQRSTRYPAGVTLRFARVVRYREDKRPEDADTVETLLAAHPEVKP, encoded by the coding sequence ATGCTGCTGCACCGGCTGGCCCGAGTGTCCCAGGAGGTCGCCGCCACCTCGGCGCGCTCCCGCAAGACGGCCCTGCTCGCGGAGCTGTTCCGGGATGCCGAGGCGGAGGACGTGCCCATCGTCATCCCGTATCTCGCGGGGCGGCTGCCGCAGGGCCGGATCGGCGTCGGCTGGAAGGTGCTGAGCCGCCCGGTCGCCCCTGCCTCCGAGCCGGGCCTGACCGTGCGGGACGTGGACGCCCGGCTGGCGGATCTCGCCAAGGTGTCCGGCCCGGGCTCCCAGGCGGAACGGACCCGGTTGGTCGGGGAGTTGATGGGCGCGGCCACCGAGGACGAGCAGCGGTTCCTGCTCGGGCTGCTCGCCGGCGAGGTCCGGCAGGGCGCTCTGGACGCGGTGGCGGTCGAGGGGCTGGCGCAGGCGACCGGGGCGCCGTCCGCGGACGTACGGCGGGCCGTGATGCTCGCGGGTTCCCTCCAGACGGTGGCCGAGGCGCTGCTCGCGGACGGCCCCGCCGCCCTCGACCGCTTCCGTCTCACCGTGGGCCGCCCGGTGCTGCCGATGCTGGCGCACAGCGCCTCCTCGGTGGCCGAGGCGGTCGACAAGCTGGGCGCCTGCGCGGTGGAGGAGAAGCTGGACGGCATCCGCGTCCAGGTGCACCGCGACGGCGGCAGCGTGCGGCTCTACACCCGCACCCTCGACGACATCACCGACCGGCTGCCCGAAGTGACGGCCGCCGCACTTCGGTTGCGGAGCGAGCGGTTCATCCTGGACGGCGAGGTGATCTCCTTCGACGAAGGCGGACGCCCCCGCTCCTTCCAGGAGACCGCCGGCCGCGTCGGCTCCCGCACGGACGTGGCGACGGCCGCCCGCGCGATGCCGGTCTCCCCGGTCTTCTTCGACGCGCTGTCCGTCGACGGCCACGACCTGCTCGACCTGCCCTTCGCCGAGCGGCACGCCGAGCTGGCCCGCCTGGTGCCCGAGCCGATGCGGGTGCGGCGCACGCTGGTGTCCGGTCCGGACGACACGCCCACGGCGGAGGAGTTCCTCGCCGAGACCCTGAAGCGCGGCCACGAGGGCGTCGTCGCCAAGGCGCTCGACGCCCCCTACAGCGCGGGGCGGCGCGGCGCGTCCTGGCTGAAGGTCAAGCCCGTCCACACCCTCGACCTGGTCGTGCTGGCCGCCGAGTGGGGCCACGGCCGCCGCACCGGCAAGCTCTCCAACCTCCACCTGGGCGCCCGCACCGCCGACGGCGGACTCGCCATGCTCGGCAAGACCTTCAAGGGCATGACCGACGCGATGCTGACCTGGCAGACCGAACGGCTCCAGCAGCTCGCCGTCGAGACCGGCGACCACGTGGTGACCGTTCGCCCGGAACTCGTCGTCGAGATCGCCTACGACGGGCTGCAGCGCTCCACCCGCTACCCGGCCGGCGTGACCCTGCGCTTCGCCCGGGTGGTCCGCTACCGGGAGGACAAGCGCCCGGAGGACGCCGACACGGTCGAGACGCTGCTGGCCGCCCATCCGGAGGTGAAGCCGTGA
- a CDS encoding acyl-CoA dehydrogenase family protein yields the protein MAEFTMELNDEQKEVRDWLHGFAADVIRPAAAEWDEREETPWPVIQEAAKVGIYSLDFYAQQYFDPTGLGIPMAMEELFWGDAGIALSIVGTGLAAVGVLANGTEEQIGTWIPQMYGDANDVKVAAFCSSEPDAGSDVASMRTRAVYDEAKDEWVLNGTKTWATNGGIANVHVVVAVVDPELGSKGHASFIIPPGTEGLSQGQKFKKHGIRASHTAEVVLDNVRVPGSCLLGGKEKLDERLARAREKARQGGERVKNAAMATFEASRPAVGAMAVGTARAAYEVALDYATTREQFGRPIVDNQGVAFQLADMRTSIDAARLLVWRASWMAVNGKPFTAAEGSMSKLFASETAKKVTGQAIQILGGNGYTREYPVERMHRDAAIYTIFEGTSEIQRLVIARTLAGVPIR from the coding sequence ATGGCCGAGTTCACCATGGAGCTCAACGACGAACAGAAGGAGGTCCGGGACTGGCTCCACGGCTTCGCGGCCGACGTGATCCGCCCCGCGGCCGCCGAATGGGACGAGCGTGAGGAGACTCCCTGGCCGGTCATCCAGGAGGCCGCCAAGGTCGGCATCTACTCCCTGGACTTCTACGCCCAGCAGTACTTCGACCCCACCGGCCTCGGCATCCCCATGGCGATGGAGGAGCTGTTCTGGGGCGACGCGGGCATAGCCCTGTCCATCGTCGGCACCGGCCTGGCAGCCGTGGGCGTCCTCGCCAACGGCACCGAGGAGCAGATCGGCACCTGGATCCCGCAGATGTACGGCGACGCCAACGATGTCAAGGTCGCGGCGTTCTGCTCCTCCGAGCCCGACGCCGGCTCCGACGTGGCCTCCATGCGCACCCGGGCCGTGTACGACGAGGCCAAGGACGAGTGGGTGCTCAACGGCACCAAGACCTGGGCGACCAACGGCGGCATCGCCAACGTCCATGTCGTGGTCGCGGTCGTCGACCCCGAGCTCGGTTCCAAGGGCCACGCCTCCTTCATCATCCCGCCGGGCACCGAGGGGCTGTCCCAGGGCCAGAAGTTCAAGAAGCACGGCATCCGCGCCTCGCACACCGCCGAGGTCGTCCTGGACAACGTGCGGGTGCCCGGCTCGTGCCTGCTCGGCGGCAAGGAGAAGCTCGACGAGCGGCTCGCCCGCGCCCGGGAGAAGGCCAGGCAGGGCGGGGAGCGCGTGAAGAACGCGGCGATGGCCACGTTCGAGGCCTCGCGCCCGGCCGTCGGCGCCATGGCCGTCGGAACCGCCCGGGCCGCGTACGAGGTCGCCCTCGACTACGCCACCACCCGGGAGCAGTTCGGGCGGCCGATCGTCGACAACCAGGGCGTGGCGTTCCAGCTCGCCGACATGCGCACGTCCATCGACGCGGCCCGGCTCCTCGTCTGGCGGGCCTCCTGGATGGCGGTCAACGGCAAGCCGTTCACCGCGGCCGAGGGCTCGATGTCCAAGCTGTTCGCGAGCGAGACGGCCAAGAAGGTCACGGGCCAGGCGATCCAGATCCTCGGCGGCAACGGCTACACCCGGGAGTACCCGGTCGAGCGCATGCACCGGGACGCGGCCATCTACACCATCTTCGAGGGCACGAGCGAGATCCAGCGCCTGGTGATCGCCCGGACCCTCGCCGGCGTGCCGATCCGCTAG
- a CDS encoding GNAT family N-acetyltransferase has translation MPELRIRRPDDDSALRDWQHVHNTVIPTHHLSMDDARDRAKRHHLEVAYLGDVLVGSSTVRPPADDTATATVIARVLGPHRGRGFGGELYERGLDRARKAGAEVIETVVLSSNEDGLRFARAHGFVEIERYVLPGETVPWVDLRLS, from the coding sequence ATGCCCGAACTCCGCATCCGTCGGCCCGACGACGACAGCGCGCTCAGGGACTGGCAGCACGTCCACAACACGGTCATTCCCACGCACCATCTGTCGATGGACGACGCCCGCGACCGCGCGAAGCGCCATCACCTGGAGGTCGCCTACCTAGGGGACGTGCTCGTGGGCAGCAGCACCGTACGCCCGCCGGCGGACGACACCGCGACGGCCACGGTGATCGCCCGCGTGCTCGGCCCCCACCGCGGGCGGGGATTCGGCGGGGAGCTCTACGAGCGCGGGCTGGACCGCGCGCGGAAGGCGGGTGCCGAGGTCATCGAAACGGTGGTCCTGTCCTCCAACGAGGACGGGCTGCGGTTCGCCCGCGCGCACGGATTCGTCGAGATCGAGCGGTACGTGCTGCCGGGCGAGACCGTTCCCTGGGTCGATCTGCGCCTCTCCTGA
- a CDS encoding transcriptional regulator has translation MTHPARDLLRTTTAALAPDPNANPLVPRIAAGTAPRAGLAALALEQTWVIPADRRAFEHLAARSAAADPEAAAFFTALAQGEALAGERLAAFARACRAQEVSYEPLPGCQAYPAYVAWLALNAAPADVVLALTANFSAWGGYCATIATALREQYGFTDEACAFFDFFAEPSPDLDRLATAAVEAALDAGRLDQERAHTYGRLLQTYEAMFWDALSATPS, from the coding sequence ATGACGCACCCGGCCCGGGACCTGTTGCGGACGACCACGGCGGCCCTCGCCCCGGACCCGAACGCCAATCCCTTGGTCCCGCGGATCGCCGCCGGTACGGCACCCCGCGCCGGCCTCGCCGCGCTCGCCCTGGAACAGACCTGGGTGATCCCCGCGGACCGTCGCGCGTTCGAGCACCTGGCCGCCCGGTCCGCAGCGGCCGACCCGGAGGCCGCGGCCTTCTTCACGGCCCTCGCGCAGGGTGAGGCGCTGGCGGGCGAGCGCCTGGCCGCCTTCGCACGGGCGTGCCGCGCGCAGGAGGTGTCGTACGAGCCGCTGCCCGGCTGCCAGGCGTACCCCGCGTACGTGGCCTGGCTGGCGCTCAACGCCGCACCGGCGGACGTGGTCCTGGCGCTGACGGCCAACTTCTCGGCGTGGGGCGGCTATTGCGCGACCATCGCCACCGCGCTGCGCGAGCAGTACGGGTTCACCGACGAGGCCTGCGCCTTCTTCGACTTCTTCGCGGAGCCGTCACCCGACCTGGACCGGCTGGCGACGGCAGCCGTGGAGGCGGCCCTGGACGCCGGGCGCCTCGACCAGGAACGGGCACACACCTACGGCCGCCTGCTGCAGACGTACGAGGCGATGTTCTGGGACGCGCTGAGTGCGACTCCCTCCTAG
- a CDS encoding TetR family transcriptional regulator, translated as MDTTQRTDQQRSADRRRRELLEAADRVVLRDGPQASMNAIAAEAGITKPILYRHFGDKGGLYAALAMRHTDALLDSLRAALDAPADRRERVEATLDTYLAAIEARPQVYRFLMHPAEGSQPGDSGFDVGKHSAPLLRRMGEELAQVIEERLDLGPGGQQLARVWGHGIVGMMHAAGDWWLGERPCSRAELVRSLADLLWGRLAAAGDRVGGPGF; from the coding sequence ATGGACACCACGCAGCGGACCGATCAGCAACGGTCCGCCGACCGCCGTCGGCGCGAGCTGCTGGAGGCCGCCGACCGAGTGGTGCTGCGCGACGGCCCGCAGGCCTCGATGAACGCGATCGCGGCGGAAGCCGGCATCACCAAGCCCATTCTCTACCGGCACTTCGGCGACAAGGGCGGACTTTACGCGGCCCTTGCCATGCGGCACACCGACGCGCTGCTGGACTCGCTGCGGGCGGCGCTGGACGCGCCGGCGGACCGGCGGGAGCGGGTCGAGGCGACGCTGGACACCTACCTCGCGGCGATCGAGGCGCGACCCCAGGTGTACCGGTTCCTGATGCATCCGGCGGAGGGGAGCCAGCCGGGCGATTCGGGCTTCGATGTCGGCAAGCACAGTGCGCCGTTGCTGCGGCGGATGGGTGAGGAGCTGGCACAGGTCATCGAGGAGCGGCTGGATCTCGGGCCGGGCGGGCAGCAGCTCGCTCGCGTGTGGGGGCACGGGATCGTCGGCATGATGCATGCGGCCGGGGACTGGTGGCTGGGTGAACGGCCTTGCTCTCGGGCCGAGTTGGTGCGGAGTCTGGCTGATCTCTTGTGGGGGCGGCTTGCGGCCGCCGGGGATCGGGTCGGGGGGCCGGGGTTCTGA
- a CDS encoding NUDIX domain-containing protein, protein MKRSAGLLLFHTTDNGLEVLLGHMGGPFFARRDAGAWTVPKGEYEPDEPAWEAARREFREELGVPPPDGEAIDLGEVRQTGGKIVTAWAVRADLDPAAIVPGTFRMEWPPRSGRLQEFPELDRVAWFGIDRARAVIVKAQAAFLDRLAEHSP, encoded by the coding sequence GTGAAGCGCAGTGCGGGTCTGCTGCTCTTCCACACCACGGACAACGGCCTCGAAGTGCTCCTCGGCCACATGGGCGGCCCGTTCTTCGCCCGGCGCGACGCCGGGGCCTGGACCGTCCCCAAGGGCGAGTACGAGCCGGACGAACCCGCCTGGGAGGCCGCCCGGCGCGAGTTCCGGGAGGAACTGGGGGTGCCCCCGCCCGACGGCGAGGCCATCGACCTCGGCGAGGTCCGGCAGACAGGCGGCAAGATCGTCACGGCCTGGGCGGTCCGGGCTGATCTCGACCCGGCGGCGATCGTGCCCGGCACATTCCGGATGGAGTGGCCGCCGCGCTCCGGGCGGCTCCAGGAGTTCCCCGAGCTGGACCGGGTGGCGTGGTTCGGCATCGACCGGGCCCGCGCGGTGATCGTCAAGGCGCAGGCGGCGTTTCTCGACCGGCTGGCGGAGCACTCGCCCTGA